CATGGACCCCCCTGTTTGAGGAGCTTTTCGCCAGGGCGGGAATGAGGCTGAAGGACCGCCACAACGTCGTGCCAATCCGGGGGCACAAGGGGCCTCACCCGCGGCGATACCATCAACTCGTCCTGGAGAGTTTGCAGAGCGCGCTGGGAGGCTGTCGCAGCATCGCGGAATGCCGGGCTCGGTTGCTGCCCGCGTTGGATGACCTCGCCAAGCAGATCTCCACACCTGGAACGGAGTTGAACCGGCTCGTCACCCTGGAGAAATGACGCTAGAAATTCCCTATGTCCCCGCGCTTCTTCCAGCTCGCCGACGACCTCGATGTTCCCCACCGCTGGTACTTGGCTACGCCCATCGACAGCCGTGGCCGCAAAGTGCACGACTGGGACTTCATCCGTGGGACGCCCGTTCACGTCGACGGGCGGTTGAGCATTCCCATCAAGATTGCAGGCAGGCCGCTGGACTTCTCTTGGGCACTCCTGAGCGTCCCCGTCGTCCACGTCAAGGTGGCTTCCATGCTGGCGGATCGCGCCCCTGGCGACGTCCAACTCATCCCTGCGGATATCGAGGGTCAACCGGAGCAGTACCTCGTCCTCGTGGCAACGCGCCTCATCCGCTGCATCGATGAGAAAGCCTCCAAGGTGCGATTCTGGAAGCCAGACCACGGAGTTCCCGACAAGGTCGGGCAATACATGGGCGTGGATCGCCTGCGCATCGACAAGCGGAGGGTTGGGAACGCCGGGGTGTTTCGCCCCGAAGGGTGGGAGGTGGCCTTGCTGGTTTCCGAGGAGATCAAGAACGCCATCGAGGACATGGGCGTCACGGGCGCGCGATTCGAGGAGGTCTAGCCGCCCACCCAAAGCTGCGGGCTGCGGGGTCTACCCGGGGCGCCGGGTCAGGCGAGGGGCTTTCGCGGCCGCGGGGGGGCATTGAGCAGGAACTCCGGCTTCGTGCCCCGGGCATACGCTTCCAGGTTGAGGGCAATGCGCTCCAGGCTCCGCGACATGTTGACGTCGGTGACGCCGGCGATGTGAGGGGTGGCGATGACCTGCGGAAGTTGCAGGAGCGGATGGGTGGGGTCCACCGGCTCTTCCCAGAAGACATCCAGCCCGGCCCCGGCGAGGTGGCCCGAGCGCAGCGCCGCGAGCAACGCCTCCGGCTTCACCAGGCTGCCCCGCGCGATGTTGATGAGGAGGGCCCCGGGCTTCATGGCCGCCAGCGCGGCCTCATCCAGGAGGTTCTCCGTCTGAGCGCTGGCACGGACCGCGAGGAGGACACAGTCCGCCTGCCCCAGGGCCTGAGGGAGCGCATCGGCGCCGAAGACGCGAACCCCCGCGGGGCCGCCCTTGGAGGCGTCCTGGCGGACCCCGAGGACGTGCATCCCGAACGCTTGGAGACGCACGGCCAGGGCGGTCCCGATATCGCCCAGCCCGACGATGCAGGCCACCTTGCCGAGCAGGGCCGAGCCTTGAGGCCGGGCCCATTGGCCTGCGCGCAGCCCCCGCTCGGCGGTCCGGAGCTGCCGGGAGAGCGCGAGGAGGAGGAGAATCGCGTGCTCGGCGACCGACTCGGCGTTGCCCGTGGCGGAGGCGCGCATGTGAGCGACCCACACGCCCAGCTCCGTGGCGGCCGGGATGTCCACGGTGTCGAAGCCGGTGCCCACCGTCTGGACGAAGCCCACGGACGAACGCAGCAGAACCTCCCGGGAGACGCGCCCCCCCATCGTTACGACGGCATCGAAGGGGCCCGCATCGGGAGGCAGCGGGTTTGCCAGGAAGAGCACCG
This region of Stigmatella aurantiaca genomic DNA includes:
- a CDS encoding NAD(P)-dependent oxidoreductase — its product is MRIAFTSRTPDYRPFAEQLAARLPAHPVLFLANPLPPDAGPFDAVVTMGGRVSREVLLRSSVGFVQTVGTGFDTVDIPAATELGVWVAHMRASATGNAESVAEHAILLLLALSRQLRTAERGLRAGQWARPQGSALLGKVACIVGLGDIGTALAVRLQAFGMHVLGVRQDASKGGPAGVRVFGADALPQALGQADCVLLAVRASAQTENLLDEAALAAMKPGALLINIARGSLVKPEALLAALRSGHLAGAGLDVFWEEPVDPTHPLLQLPQVIATPHIAGVTDVNMSRSLERIALNLEAYARGTKPEFLLNAPPRPRKPLA
- a CDS encoding imm11 family protein, with product MSPRFFQLADDLDVPHRWYLATPIDSRGRKVHDWDFIRGTPVHVDGRLSIPIKIAGRPLDFSWALLSVPVVHVKVASMLADRAPGDVQLIPADIEGQPEQYLVLVATRLIRCIDEKASKVRFWKPDHGVPDKVGQYMGVDRLRIDKRRVGNAGVFRPEGWEVALLVSEEIKNAIEDMGVTGARFEEV